Proteins encoded by one window of Hylaeus volcanicus isolate JK05 chromosome 7, UHH_iyHylVolc1.0_haploid, whole genome shotgun sequence:
- the LOC128879930 gene encoding protein lin-28 homolog B-like produces MEHTRQRCTAAADRSDHCYNCGGSDHKAVACSAPPKCSVCTDNGSPAGHRLGSRACPATQKKARGRKSAGPKAAGPAVARVTTAIAQLVKKSLPQGRGVAPVVADATAAMENTP; encoded by the coding sequence ATGGAGCACACGAGGCAGCGGTGCACAGCTGCCGCGGACAGGTCCGATCACTGCTATAATTGCGGCGGTTCAGATCACAAGGCGGTGGCGTGCTCGGCCCCTCCCAAGTGTTCCGTTTGCACGGACAATGGGAGCCCAGCCGGGCATAGGCTGGGTAGTCGGGCTTGTCCCGCTACCCAAAAGAAGGCCAGGGGAAGGAAGAGCGCTGGGCCAAAGGCAGCAGGCCCAGCTGTTGCGAGGGTGACGACGGCCATCGCCCAGTTGGTAAAGAAGTCGCTCCCGCAGGGACGCGGGGTGGCTCCAGTGGTTGCCGATGCTACGGCGGCCATGGAGAACACTCCTTAA
- the LOC128879931 gene encoding uncharacterized protein LOC128879931 — protein sequence MGPSGPIIQVNLNHSTRAQDLLMQTVVEWGAGLAVVAEPYRVPDHAYWMGDLLDSAAIVWSGRPGTPPLALLERGKGFLAVDSGGIAVVAIYAPPSWSFAIFKGYLSEVGRCISRCLPRPVLILGDFNSKAQGCGSLATDARGHEVIDWAAGLELPLLNTDSVHMCVRKNGGSIGDLSWASPAAARRFSGGEWRLRPNRYQTTGTWSSASPPTRVPTDAAQWRQGRHCDGPSRGSIKTP from the coding sequence ATGGGTCCTTCGGGGCCGATTATACAGGTAAATCTGAACCACTCGACCAGGGCACAGGATCTCCTGATGCAAACCGTGGTCGAGTGGGGTGCTGGGCTGGCAGTGGTGGCGGAGCCGTACAGAGTCCCCGATCATGCATACTGGATGGGGGACCTTTTGGACTCCGCCGCCATTGTGTGGAGTGGAAGGCCGGGAACCCCGCCGCTGGCGCTGTTAGAACGCGGTAAAGGTTTCCTGGCCGTAGATTCGGGAGGTATCGCAGTGGTGGCGATATATGCGCCCCCGAGCTGGTCCTTTGCGATCTTCAAAGGGTATCTGAGCGAGGTTGGGAGATGCATCTCCCGTTGCCTTCCTCGCCCGGTACTCATCCTGGGGGATTTTAACTCCAAGGCTCAAGGCTGTGGGTCCCTTGCGACCGACGCAAGGGGTCATGAAGTTATCGACTGGGCGGCTGGACTGGAGCTCCCTTTGCTTAATACGGACTCCGTCCATATGTGCGTGCGGAAAAATGGGGGGTCTATTGGAGACCTCTCATGGGCTTCCCCCGCAGCCGCGCGACGTTTCTCGGGTGGAGAGTGGCGGCTGAGGCCGAATCGTTATCAGACCACAGGTACGTGGTCATCGGCCTCTCCGCCAACCAGAGTGCCGACCGACGCCGCCCAGTGGCGGCAAGGCCGCCACTGTGATGGGCCTTCAAGAGGCTCGATCAAGACGCCCTGA
- the LOC128879304 gene encoding uncharacterized protein LOC128879304 has translation MQPLFAKAESLLYGLNNNAVESFNNIIAKFIGGKRINFGRRGSYQGRVNAAVVQFNTKETYSKLSMAMDKEPTTIVRKMEECRKRTADMAKKYKKEAKISHLKNKQQSCDQDYGPNADKPDMEDTVYSVEYKRHMDILHEWQTIRHTIEAETRDQAESASNFGKICRLRKDTPRANILKSIMYPKIPNLRCLQYGRENGANALRQLEDELGIHIRPCGLFIDAVVPYLSATPDGIVDDDTIVEVKCPESAKDLSPAEAIQQLPAIRRIFRGDELNTNHHYYYQVQGQLHITYRQYCLFSLWTPKGVKIIKVSRNDQFWATQMEEKLKKFYEDSMLPEIVDSRFNRHQPIREPPYVKTGGASTSTK, from the coding sequence ATGCAGCCACTTTTCGCTAAAGCTGAAAGTTTGCTGTACGGTCTGAATAATAATGCTGTTGAAAGCTTTAATAATATCATTGCCAAATTTATCGGAggtaaaagaataaattttggaCGGAGAGGCTCGTATCAGGGCAGAGTCAACGCTGCTGTCGTCCAATTCAACACGAAAGAGACGTACAGCAAATTGAGTATGGCAATGGACAAAGAACCGACAACCATCGTaaggaaaatggaagaatGTCGGAAACGTACAGCAGATATggcaaagaaatataaaaaagaagccAAAATATCCCACTTAAAAAATAAGCAACAATCTTGCGACCAGGATTACGGCCCCAACGCAGACAAACCCGATATGGAAGATACTGTATATTCTGTCGAGTATAAAAGGCACATGGATATACTCCATGAGTGGCAAACGATACGGCACACGATAGAAGCAGAAACTCGCGATCAAGCGGAAAGCGCATCCAATTTCGGCAAGATATGCCGATTACGAAAAGATACACCGCgagcaaatattttgaaaagtatAATGTATCCGAAAATACCGAATCTACGTTGCCTACAATACGGAAGGGAGAACGGGGCAAACGCCTTGAGACAACTGGAAGACGAATTAGGAATTCATATTCGACCATGTGGCCTCTTCATCGATGCCGTTGTGCCTTATTTAAGTGCAACTCCTGATGGCATCGTAGACGATGATACCATCGTCGAAGTAAAGTGCCCGGAATCGGCCAAGGATTTATCGCCTGCTGAAGCAATACAGCAGTTACCTGCGATACGGCGTATCTTTCGAGGTGATGAGCTCAATACAAATcaccattattattatcaagtGCAAGGACAGCTGCACATAACATATAGACAATATTGTCTATTTAGTTTATGGACGCCGAAAggagtaaaaattataaaagtatcaaGAAATGATCAATTCTGGGCAACACAGATGGAGGAAAAACTCAAGAAGTTTTATGAGGATTCCATGTTGCCAGAGATCGTAGATAGCAGATTTAATCGACACCAGCCGATTAGAGAACCTCCGTATGTAAAAACAGGAGGAGCATCTACGAGTACCAAATGa
- the LOC128879305 gene encoding uncharacterized protein LOC128879305 produces the protein MAGHEEVKTVGDIEITQEIIEEVDFEENEKMDVNKSDEERTTPVTEGNNLVVSCERSSVIDIEEEMNEDIGNSMNYDCNYVVERAEPQQSNNSISRGIDFADFAYVFEQIKNLQNHSTIGCGIEHFDIIGCQQYGLEKTYNVQCRMCNHVERISCLQQNHGYQPRRCFRNNGDGRRIQSTGRSNVCHGRVLHDEKNI, from the coding sequence ATGGCAGGACATGAAGAAGTAAAAACTGTCGGAGATATTGAAATTACTCAAGAAATTATAGAAGAAGTAGATTTCGAGGAAAACGAAAAGATGGATGTAAACAAAAGCGACGAAGAAAGAACGACACCAGTGACGGAAGGTAATAACCTGGTAGTCAGCTGTGAAAGATCTTCCGTAATAGACATCGAGGAAGAAATGAATGAAGATATCGGAAATTCGATGAATTACGACTGTAACTATGTGGTAGAGCGAGCGGAACCACAACAGTCGAACAATTCAATATCCAGAGGTATAGACTTCGCTGATTTTGCGTATGttttcgaacaaataaaaaatttgcaaaatcaTTCGACTATAGGCTGCGGTATTGAACATTTTGACATAATTGGATGTCAACAGTATGGATTGGAAAAAACGTACAATGTTCAATGCCGAATGTGTAATCACGTGGAGCGTATATCCTGTCTTCAGCAGAATCATGGATATCAACCACGCCGCTGTTTCCGCAACAATGGTGACGGGCGGCGGATACAATCAACTGGAAGAAGTAATGTCTGCCATGGACGTGTCCTGCAtgacgaaaagaatatatGA